The following are from one region of the Sandaracinus amylolyticus genome:
- a CDS encoding glucose 1-dehydrogenase, with protein MRALAVFPGRRELSTIDVPAPQRRGERDVTVRIREVGICGTDREICELQHGTPPAGSERLVLGHEALGEVVEVSSGVRTLHPGDLVALTVRRPCDVPTCVACRAGRQDFCVTGRFVERGIKGADGYLTERVVEDERYLVRVPHRLADVGVLVEPLTIAAKAAVDLDAILRRYPWEPIGLRALVLGAGPIGLLAAMMLVARDMETFVYSLEPADGDRAQLTRSFGAEYVSARDTPLAELASRIGVTDVVFEAVGTAKVAFGALAALAPNGVFILSGVPGGKRPIEIDLDGIMRDIVLKNQVLFGTVNASRSAFEAAVRQLEQFMGLFPDAVRGLITRRAKLDEAPDLLRRPSGIKSVVTLAA; from the coding sequence ATGCGAGCGCTGGCGGTCTTTCCTGGACGACGTGAGCTCTCGACGATCGACGTTCCGGCGCCGCAGCGACGAGGCGAGCGCGACGTGACGGTGCGCATCCGCGAGGTCGGCATCTGCGGGACCGATCGCGAGATCTGCGAGCTCCAACACGGAACCCCGCCCGCCGGCAGCGAGCGGCTCGTCCTCGGCCACGAAGCGCTGGGCGAGGTCGTCGAGGTGAGCTCCGGCGTCCGCACGCTGCACCCCGGCGATCTCGTCGCGCTGACGGTACGCCGCCCCTGCGACGTGCCCACGTGCGTCGCGTGCCGCGCCGGCCGTCAGGACTTCTGCGTCACGGGGCGCTTCGTCGAGCGCGGGATCAAGGGCGCCGACGGCTACCTGACCGAGCGTGTCGTCGAGGACGAGCGCTACCTCGTGCGCGTGCCGCATCGCCTCGCCGACGTCGGGGTCCTGGTCGAGCCGCTCACCATCGCCGCGAAGGCCGCGGTGGACCTCGACGCGATCCTGCGGCGTTATCCGTGGGAGCCGATCGGCCTGCGAGCGCTCGTGCTCGGCGCCGGTCCGATCGGCCTGCTCGCCGCGATGATGCTCGTCGCGAGAGACATGGAGACGTTCGTGTACTCGCTCGAGCCCGCCGACGGTGATCGCGCGCAGCTCACGCGCTCCTTCGGCGCCGAGTACGTGTCGGCGCGCGACACGCCGCTCGCCGAGCTCGCTTCGCGCATCGGCGTCACGGACGTCGTCTTCGAGGCGGTGGGCACCGCGAAGGTCGCGTTCGGTGCGCTCGCTGCGCTCGCGCCGAACGGCGTGTTCATCCTGAGCGGCGTGCCCGGCGGAAAGCGACCGATCGAGATCGATCTCGACGGGATCATGCGCGACATCGTGCTGAAGAACCAAGTGCTCTTCGGCACCGTCAACGCGTCGCGCTCGGCGTTCGAGGCCGCGGTCCGACAGCTCGAGCAGTTCATGGGTCTCTTCCCCGACGCGGTCCGAGGCTTGATCACCCGACGCGCGAAGCTCGACGAAGCGCCGGATCTCCTGCGCCGGCCGAGCGGCATCAAGTCGGTGGTGACGCTCGCAGCGTGA